A genomic window from Arthrobacter sp. FW305-BF8 includes:
- a CDS encoding MFS transporter gives MTTRTDSPLADADGAVVEPEQLRRATLASSVGSALEYYDFYIYGLASALIFGPLFFKPLGDEGALIASFATYGVGFAARPFGGIVFGYIGDRFGRKMVLILTIGLMGTASFAIGLLPTFEQAGMLGAVLLVILRIVQGLGAGAEQAGATTLISEVAPRRRRGFFASLPFVGIQLGTLLGAGTFALIATADKAVLEGWLWRVPFLASVILIAVAVFIRLRLKETPVFQELEKHKNVVKNPVGQLWKHSKKNVLVGIGLRMGENGNSSIYSALLVAFLAAPAGVFPGDKFIGPVGLLIAAGFAAVMVVTFGALSDRFGRVPVYRYGALFQAVIAFPAFYLVTLGNVTLVWVVMVVGIALGVQSMLGPQCPLLPELFGSQYRFTGVAMARELSAVLAGGLVPLVGAALLAATGYSWLVLAIYSLVLALISFVSTFFTPETKGRDLVAIEDAR, from the coding sequence GTGACAACTCGTACTGATTCACCGCTGGCTGATGCGGACGGCGCCGTCGTCGAACCGGAACAGCTGCGAAGGGCAACACTTGCCAGCTCCGTAGGCTCCGCTCTGGAGTATTACGACTTTTACATCTACGGCCTGGCTTCGGCCCTCATCTTCGGGCCGCTGTTCTTCAAGCCGCTCGGCGATGAAGGTGCGCTGATCGCATCGTTCGCCACGTATGGCGTGGGCTTCGCTGCCCGGCCCTTCGGCGGCATCGTCTTCGGCTACATCGGAGACCGCTTCGGCCGGAAAATGGTGCTGATCCTGACCATCGGCCTGATGGGTACCGCCAGCTTTGCGATCGGCCTGCTGCCGACGTTCGAGCAGGCAGGAATGCTGGGGGCGGTGCTCCTGGTCATCCTCCGGATCGTCCAGGGCCTCGGTGCCGGTGCAGAGCAGGCCGGCGCAACGACGCTGATCTCCGAAGTGGCTCCGCGCCGCCGTCGTGGTTTCTTTGCCTCACTGCCGTTCGTGGGGATCCAGCTGGGCACCCTCCTGGGTGCCGGCACCTTCGCCCTCATCGCGACCGCTGACAAGGCGGTCCTCGAAGGATGGCTCTGGCGTGTGCCCTTCCTGGCCAGCGTGATCCTTATCGCCGTCGCGGTCTTCATCCGCCTGCGGCTCAAGGAAACTCCCGTGTTCCAGGAGCTTGAGAAGCACAAGAACGTGGTCAAGAACCCGGTGGGCCAGCTCTGGAAGCACTCCAAGAAGAACGTGCTGGTGGGCATCGGCCTCCGCATGGGCGAGAACGGCAATTCCTCCATCTACTCTGCGCTGCTGGTGGCGTTTCTGGCAGCCCCGGCGGGCGTTTTTCCCGGCGACAAGTTCATCGGTCCGGTGGGGCTCCTGATCGCCGCCGGTTTTGCCGCCGTCATGGTGGTCACCTTCGGTGCGCTGTCCGACCGCTTCGGCCGCGTCCCGGTCTACCGCTACGGCGCCCTGTTCCAGGCTGTCATCGCCTTCCCGGCGTTCTACCTCGTGACCCTCGGCAACGTCACCCTTGTGTGGGTTGTCATGGTGGTTGGCATCGCTCTCGGCGTGCAGTCCATGCTGGGACCGCAGTGCCCCCTGCTGCCTGAACTGTTTGGATCACAGTACCGGTTCACGGGTGTCGCCATGGCGCGCGAACTCTCCGCGGTGCTGGCCGGCGGGCTGGTTCCGCTGGTGGGAGCGGCGCTGCTCGCGGCCACTGGATACTCCTGGCTGGTGCTGGCCATCTACTCGCTGGTGCTTGCCCTGATCTCCTTCGTGAGCACCTTCTTCACGCCGGAAACCAAGGGCCGCGACCTTGTGGCCATCGAGGACGCCCGCTAG
- a CDS encoding L-idonate 5-dehydrogenase has protein sequence MTHTTESSTTGTSAAATAETAATAAAESELPVSGPAVVAHAKGDLRIEDVPLTAPAPDEAVVEVLYGGICGSDLHYWLHGAAGESILRAPLVLGHEISGRVVRAAANGAGPAAGTPVAVHPATPGPGTGPDAPRYPADRPNLSPGCTYLGSAARFPHTDGAFSRYVNLPVRMLRALPATLDLRTAALIEPASVAWHAVARAGDVAGKTALVIGSGPIGALVVAVLKRAGAARIVAVDMHEKPLEIATAVGADEVLNAADGEAIARVQADVVIESSGNHHGLASAIQGAARGGTVVMVGLLPTGAQPVLISLAITRELDLKGSFRFNDEIDEVITALADGTLTIDPVITHDYPVTDALEAFDTARNSAQSGKVLLNFAG, from the coding sequence ATGACACACACAACAGAATCTTCAACAACAGGCACGTCAGCAGCAGCAACGGCGGAAACGGCAGCAACGGCAGCGGCCGAAAGTGAGCTGCCGGTTTCGGGTCCGGCGGTGGTCGCGCACGCCAAGGGTGACCTGCGGATCGAGGACGTCCCGCTGACGGCCCCGGCCCCGGACGAGGCCGTGGTCGAGGTGCTGTATGGCGGGATTTGCGGGTCGGACCTGCATTACTGGCTGCACGGCGCGGCGGGCGAGTCGATCCTGAGGGCGCCCCTGGTGCTGGGCCATGAGATCAGCGGCCGGGTGGTCAGGGCCGCCGCCAATGGTGCGGGGCCTGCTGCGGGGACGCCGGTGGCGGTGCACCCGGCCACCCCGGGCCCGGGGACGGGCCCGGACGCGCCGCGGTATCCGGCGGACCGGCCGAACCTGTCCCCGGGGTGCACGTACCTGGGGTCCGCGGCGCGGTTCCCGCACACGGACGGGGCGTTCAGCCGGTACGTGAACCTGCCGGTCCGGATGCTCCGGGCCCTCCCGGCGACCCTGGACCTGCGCACCGCGGCTTTGATCGAACCGGCGTCGGTGGCCTGGCACGCGGTGGCCCGGGCCGGGGACGTGGCCGGCAAGACCGCGCTCGTGATCGGGTCCGGCCCGATCGGGGCGTTGGTGGTCGCGGTGCTCAAACGCGCCGGCGCGGCCCGGATCGTCGCGGTCGACATGCATGAGAAACCGTTGGAGATCGCCACGGCGGTGGGCGCGGACGAGGTCCTGAACGCCGCCGATGGTGAGGCGATCGCCAGGGTGCAGGCCGACGTCGTGATTGAATCCTCCGGGAACCACCACGGCCTGGCCTCCGCGATCCAGGGCGCGGCCCGGGGCGGGACCGTGGTCATGGTCGGGCTGCTGCCCACCGGAGCGCAGCCGGTCCTGATCTCCCTGGCCATCACCCGGGAACTGGACCTCAAAGGCTCGTTCCGGTTCAACGACGAAATCGACGAGGTCATCACCGCCCTCGCCGACGGCACCCTCACCATCGACCCGGTCATCACCCACGACTACCCCGTCACCGACGCCCTCGAAGCCTTCGACACCGCCCGCAACTCCGCCCAATCCGGCAAAGTCCTCCTCAACTTCGCCGGGTAA
- a CDS encoding D-2-hydroxyacid dehydrogenase: MMNSMTTETTVAIAVPLEAEFVERIRAVDPSVTVLYEPDLLPPERFPADHAGDPAFKRTPEQEERYWEMLGKADVLYGFPNENPAGLARIARENPRLQWIHAMAAGAGGAVKASGLDAETLNKFKVTTSAGVHALPLAEFAALGILNGFKRTAELAQDQAAKVWPELRIPTKLVNGSSLVVTGLGEIGLETARIARALGMKVSGTKRSVEPIEGIEEVADNNGLAGLLASADAVVNTLPGTPYTERLFNREVFAAMKPGTVFVNVGRGTVVDEDALLEALENGQVAYACLDVFPVEPLPQDSPLWNHPRVMVSPHTSALSAAENRLIAERFCSNLRTFLDGGELPHLVDTVHFY; encoded by the coding sequence ATGATGAACAGCATGACGACTGAAACCACCGTCGCGATCGCCGTCCCGCTCGAAGCCGAGTTCGTGGAACGCATCCGCGCCGTAGATCCCTCCGTAACCGTTCTCTACGAACCCGATCTGCTGCCGCCCGAACGGTTCCCGGCAGACCATGCCGGCGACCCCGCCTTCAAGCGCACGCCTGAGCAGGAGGAGCGCTACTGGGAGATGCTGGGCAAGGCCGACGTGCTGTACGGCTTCCCGAACGAAAACCCCGCCGGCCTGGCGCGGATCGCCAGGGAAAACCCGCGCCTGCAGTGGATCCACGCCATGGCGGCAGGTGCCGGCGGAGCGGTCAAAGCCTCCGGCCTCGACGCCGAAACCCTGAACAAGTTCAAAGTGACCACATCCGCAGGCGTTCACGCCCTCCCCCTCGCCGAATTTGCGGCCCTGGGCATCCTCAATGGCTTCAAGCGGACCGCGGAGCTCGCCCAGGACCAGGCCGCCAAGGTGTGGCCGGAACTGCGGATACCCACCAAGCTGGTCAATGGCTCCTCGCTGGTGGTCACGGGGCTCGGCGAGATCGGGCTGGAAACCGCCCGCATCGCCCGTGCACTCGGCATGAAGGTCAGCGGCACCAAGCGCTCCGTGGAGCCGATCGAGGGCATCGAGGAAGTGGCGGACAACAACGGACTGGCCGGGCTGCTCGCCTCCGCCGACGCTGTGGTGAACACCCTCCCGGGCACGCCGTACACGGAAAGGCTTTTCAACCGCGAGGTCTTCGCGGCCATGAAGCCCGGCACCGTATTCGTGAATGTTGGCCGCGGAACGGTGGTGGACGAGGACGCGCTGCTCGAGGCGCTGGAGAACGGACAGGTGGCCTACGCGTGCCTGGACGTGTTCCCCGTCGAGCCGCTGCCGCAGGACAGCCCCCTGTGGAACCACCCGCGTGTCATGGTCTCGCCCCACACCTCGGCACTGAGCGCAGCCGAGAACCGCCTGATCGCCGAGCGCTTCTGCAGCAACCTCAGGACATTCCTCGACGGCGGCGAACTTCCCCACCTCGTGGATACGGTCCACTTCTACTAA
- a CDS encoding FadR/GntR family transcriptional regulator, whose amino-acid sequence MSTSLHHRAVEHLGTRIVDGSLPPGHVMLAEQLEDELQVSRSVIREAVRVLQSLGLVETTKRVGIKVLPAHRWNPFDPLVIRWRLAGEGRGAQLRSLAELRSAVEPVAAELAAANAPQDLRQELLDVALAMRDAGQAGDVPRFLELDIQFHSLLLSGSGNEMFANLVGQVAETLTGRTVHGLMPDRPRDLTLQWHLDVAEAIYGGNAAEAREASSRIMRRTISEMEPVWVEQPRVFVPLQPRTQSA is encoded by the coding sequence ATGTCAACCAGCCTCCACCACCGTGCCGTCGAGCACCTGGGTACCAGAATCGTCGACGGCAGCCTCCCGCCAGGGCATGTGATGCTGGCGGAGCAGTTGGAGGACGAACTGCAGGTATCCCGGTCTGTTATCCGGGAAGCCGTCCGCGTGCTGCAGTCGCTGGGCCTGGTGGAGACCACCAAGCGCGTGGGCATCAAGGTCCTGCCGGCGCACCGCTGGAACCCGTTCGATCCGCTCGTGATCCGTTGGCGGCTGGCCGGGGAAGGGCGCGGTGCCCAGCTGCGGTCCCTCGCGGAACTGCGCTCCGCCGTCGAGCCCGTGGCCGCCGAACTCGCAGCGGCCAACGCGCCGCAGGACCTGCGGCAGGAACTGCTCGACGTGGCCCTGGCCATGCGCGACGCCGGCCAGGCCGGCGACGTGCCGCGTTTCCTGGAACTGGACATCCAGTTCCACTCCCTGCTGCTCAGCGGCTCCGGCAACGAGATGTTTGCCAACCTCGTGGGCCAGGTGGCCGAAACCCTGACGGGGCGCACGGTGCACGGTCTCATGCCCGACCGGCCCCGGGACCTCACGCTGCAGTGGCACCTCGATGTGGCCGAAGCCATCTATGGGGGCAATGCAGCGGAGGCCCGCGAGGCGTCGAGCAGGATCATGCGCCGTACCATCTCGGAAATGGAGCCCGTCTGGGTGGAGCAGCCGAGGGTTTTCGTTCCCCTGCAGCCGCGGACGCAGTCCGCCTAA
- a CDS encoding SDR family oxidoreductase, with protein MTSLFDLTGRVALVTGSSRGIGNALARALADAGATVVLNGVNAERLKAAEAAMAAEYAPGRVHSVAFDVTDDAAAAAGVAWVEEHVGPLEVLVNNAGIQHRVPMLELDVKDWERVISTDLTSAFLVGREAGRHMIPRGHGKIINICSVQTDLARPTIAPYVAAKGGLRNLTRAMTAEWAGAGLQINGIAPGYIHTEMTQNLVDDEQFNAWILGRTPAARWGTVQDLAGPAVWLASSGSDFVNGQTIFIDGGMTVVV; from the coding sequence ATGACTTCACTTTTTGATTTGACCGGGCGGGTTGCCTTGGTGACTGGTTCGAGCCGGGGGATTGGTAATGCGTTGGCGCGGGCTTTGGCTGATGCGGGGGCGACGGTGGTGTTGAACGGTGTGAATGCTGAGCGGTTGAAGGCCGCGGAGGCGGCGATGGCCGCGGAGTACGCGCCGGGCCGGGTGCACAGTGTTGCGTTTGATGTCACTGACGATGCTGCGGCCGCGGCCGGGGTGGCGTGGGTGGAGGAGCATGTGGGCCCGTTGGAGGTCCTGGTGAACAATGCCGGGATCCAGCACCGGGTGCCGATGCTGGAGCTGGATGTGAAGGACTGGGAGCGGGTGATCTCCACGGACCTGACCAGCGCGTTCCTGGTGGGGAGGGAGGCGGGCCGGCACATGATTCCCAGGGGGCACGGGAAGATCATTAACATCTGTTCGGTGCAGACGGACCTGGCCCGGCCCACGATCGCCCCGTATGTGGCGGCGAAGGGCGGGCTGCGGAACCTGACCCGGGCGATGACCGCGGAGTGGGCGGGTGCCGGGCTGCAGATTAACGGGATCGCGCCGGGGTATATCCATACCGAGATGACGCAGAACCTGGTGGATGATGAGCAGTTCAATGCCTGGATCCTGGGCCGGACCCCGGCGGCGCGGTGGGGCACGGTGCAGGATCTGGCCGGCCCGGCGGTGTGGCTGGCCTCGTCCGGGTCTGATTTCGTGAACGGGCAGACGATCTTTATCGACGGCGGAATGACGGTGGTGGTCTGA
- the epsC gene encoding serine O-acetyltransferase EpsC, which yields MGFFARLKEDLDAARSHDPAARGSFENFFAYSGLHAIWAHRLTHKLWQDPSTRFPARLISQLTRFLTGIEIHPGATIGRRFFIDHGMGVVIGETAEIGEDVMIYHGVTLGGRSLAKVKRHPTIGDRVTIGAGAKVLGPITIGNDSAVGANAVVVKDAPAESIITGIPASWRHRDALRETKPAVDPAEYYIEYRI from the coding sequence GTGGGTTTCTTCGCAAGACTTAAGGAAGACCTCGACGCCGCCCGGTCCCACGACCCGGCGGCTCGAGGTTCTTTTGAGAACTTTTTCGCGTACTCCGGGCTGCACGCCATCTGGGCGCACCGCCTGACGCACAAGCTGTGGCAGGACCCGTCCACGCGGTTCCCGGCCCGGCTCATTTCGCAGCTGACACGCTTCCTGACGGGCATCGAAATCCATCCGGGTGCCACGATCGGACGCCGCTTTTTCATCGACCACGGCATGGGCGTGGTCATCGGCGAAACGGCCGAAATCGGCGAGGACGTCATGATCTACCATGGCGTCACTCTCGGCGGCCGCTCCCTCGCGAAGGTCAAGCGCCACCCCACCATCGGGGACCGGGTGACCATCGGCGCTGGGGCCAAAGTCCTGGGACCGATCACCATCGGCAACGACAGCGCCGTGGGGGCGAACGCCGTCGTGGTCAAGGACGCCCCGGCGGAGTCCATAATCACCGGCATCCCCGCGAGCTGGCGGCACCGCGACGCCCTGCGGGAAACCAAGCCCGCCGTGGACCCGGCCGAGTATTACATCGAATACAGGATCTGA
- the gndA gene encoding NADP-dependent phosphogluconate dehydrogenase yields MSAHIGVTGLAVMGANLARNLARNGFTVALHNRSVEKTDALLEKHGTDGDFVRTETLQELVDSLEKPRRVLIMVKAGKPVDAVIDQLVPLLEPGDIVIDAGNSHYEDTRRRESALAEKDLHFVGVGVSGGEEGALNGPSIMPGGSRESYDALGPLLEKISAKVDGQPCCAWIGTDGAGHFVKMVHNGIEYADMQVIGEAFDLLRSGAGIEPAEQSKIFADWNKGELASFLIEISAEVLGHVDAKTGKPFVDVVVDAAGQKGTGRWTVISALELGSPVSGIAESVFARALSSQAEQRKLGQELLAGEEIAVEIPENFVEDVRQALYASKLVSYAQGLDMLTSSAKEYGWDLKLDEIASLWRGGCIIRAELLKEITKAYAAEQKPANLLFAPAFTKAIAEALPAWRRVVATAVQLGIPVPVFSSSLAYYDGLRRKRLAAAVIQGQRDLFGAHTYGRVDAEGTFHTLWGEDKSEVEAVDTH; encoded by the coding sequence ATGTCAGCACACATCGGTGTCACCGGCCTCGCGGTGATGGGCGCCAACCTCGCCCGCAACCTGGCCCGCAACGGCTTCACCGTTGCCCTGCACAACCGCTCGGTTGAAAAGACCGACGCCCTCCTGGAGAAGCACGGCACGGACGGCGACTTCGTGCGCACGGAAACGCTGCAGGAGCTGGTGGACTCCCTGGAGAAGCCGCGCCGCGTGCTCATCATGGTCAAGGCCGGCAAACCGGTTGACGCCGTCATCGACCAGCTCGTTCCGCTGCTGGAACCGGGCGACATCGTGATCGACGCCGGCAACTCGCACTACGAGGACACCCGCCGCCGGGAATCCGCGCTGGCCGAGAAGGACCTGCACTTCGTGGGCGTAGGCGTCTCCGGCGGTGAGGAAGGCGCCCTCAACGGCCCGTCCATCATGCCCGGCGGCTCCAGGGAGTCCTACGACGCCCTCGGGCCGCTGCTGGAAAAGATCTCCGCCAAGGTTGACGGCCAGCCGTGCTGCGCCTGGATCGGCACCGACGGCGCCGGCCACTTCGTCAAGATGGTGCACAACGGCATTGAATACGCCGACATGCAGGTCATCGGCGAGGCGTTCGATCTCCTGCGCTCCGGCGCCGGCATCGAGCCCGCCGAACAGTCCAAGATCTTCGCCGACTGGAACAAGGGCGAGCTTGCCTCCTTCCTGATCGAAATCTCGGCAGAGGTCCTCGGCCACGTGGACGCCAAGACCGGCAAGCCGTTCGTCGACGTCGTCGTGGACGCCGCCGGCCAGAAGGGCACCGGCCGCTGGACGGTCATCTCCGCGCTCGAACTGGGCTCCCCGGTTTCAGGCATCGCCGAGTCTGTTTTCGCCCGCGCCCTGTCCTCCCAGGCGGAGCAGCGCAAACTCGGCCAGGAACTGCTGGCCGGCGAGGAAATCGCCGTCGAGATCCCCGAAAACTTCGTCGAGGACGTCCGCCAGGCGCTGTACGCCTCCAAGCTGGTCTCCTACGCCCAGGGCCTGGACATGCTGACTTCCTCCGCCAAGGAATACGGCTGGGACCTCAAGCTGGACGAGATCGCCTCGCTGTGGCGCGGCGGCTGCATCATCCGTGCAGAGCTGCTCAAGGAAATCACCAAGGCCTACGCCGCGGAGCAGAAGCCGGCCAACCTGCTGTTTGCCCCGGCCTTCACCAAGGCCATCGCCGAAGCACTCCCGGCCTGGCGCCGCGTGGTGGCCACCGCCGTGCAGCTCGGCATCCCGGTCCCGGTGTTCTCCTCCTCGCTGGCCTACTACGACGGCCTGCGCCGCAAGCGCCTCGCCGCCGCGGTCATCCAGGGCCAGCGCGACCTCTTCGGCGCGCACACCTACGGCCGCGTCGACGCCGAGGGCACGTTCCACACGCTGTGGGGCGAGGACAAGTCCGAGGTCGAGGCAGTGGACACCCACTAG
- a CDS encoding oxidoreductase, whose product MSQPVAIVTGASTGIGFESAKLLSAKGFTVYAGARRVDRMEPLKALGIRVLPLDVTDDASMQSLVATVTREQGRIDVLVNNAGFGSFGALEEMELAEGRRQFDVNVFGLARMTQLVLPSMRAAGRGRIINISSIGGKFYEPLGTWYHATKFAVEGLSDALRLELKPHGISVSIIEPASTVTEWGRIAAAGLLAGSGDGPYAAQAREMAAVLTSTGRPATSTQPHVVAGAVLQAATAARPRTRYPVGRGAAAITGLRRLLPDRVYDLAVTAVLKRVAR is encoded by the coding sequence GTGTCCCAGCCCGTTGCGATTGTCACCGGAGCCTCCACCGGCATCGGCTTCGAGTCGGCGAAGCTCCTCAGCGCCAAGGGGTTCACCGTCTACGCCGGAGCCAGGCGGGTGGACAGGATGGAACCGCTCAAGGCGTTGGGGATAAGGGTCCTGCCGCTGGACGTCACGGATGACGCGTCCATGCAGAGCCTGGTGGCCACGGTCACCCGGGAGCAGGGGCGGATCGACGTCCTGGTGAATAATGCCGGGTTCGGCTCCTTCGGTGCGCTGGAGGAGATGGAACTGGCGGAAGGCCGCCGGCAGTTCGACGTGAACGTCTTTGGCCTGGCGCGGATGACGCAGCTGGTCCTGCCCTCAATGCGTGCCGCGGGGAGGGGCAGGATCATCAACATTTCCTCCATCGGAGGCAAGTTCTATGAGCCGCTCGGCACCTGGTACCACGCCACCAAGTTCGCCGTGGAAGGACTCAGCGATGCGCTGCGGCTGGAACTGAAACCGCACGGGATCAGCGTGTCCATCATCGAGCCCGCCAGCACGGTCACCGAGTGGGGCCGCATTGCGGCCGCGGGGCTGCTGGCCGGCTCGGGCGACGGGCCGTACGCGGCCCAGGCGAGGGAGATGGCGGCCGTGCTCACGTCCACGGGGAGGCCTGCGACGTCCACCCAGCCCCACGTCGTCGCCGGAGCGGTGCTGCAGGCCGCCACCGCCGCCCGTCCCCGGACCCGCTACCCGGTGGGCAGGGGTGCCGCTGCCATCACGGGACTGCGGCGGCTCCTGCCCGACCGGGTCTACGACCTGGCGGTGACGGCGGTGCTGAAACGCGTGGCCCGCTGA
- a CDS encoding NAD(P)-dependent oxidoreductase yields the protein MNIQRAGFVGLGLMGAPMAANLVLKGWAVTAWNRSPGALDYLRQLGGSGADSVVQLRDEPVIVFMLPDLAYIEEAASGLLESWKSAPPAAGTAVVVMSSVSPTSVKAFGQRVREASSGHAVVVDAPVSGGTNGAIDGTLAIMAGADHEADFRRLLPLFEAMGTTVRLLGPLGAGSLAKACNQLVVGTTTAALAEAAELAERSGVDVAALYEVLSGGLAGSRVLDQVGPRMARKDYTPTGPAKFMHKDLSFVVESADTAGSAAPMARAGVELYAELKRQGLGDQDLAVVRQTISNLSRMGAVSAAEGTSS from the coding sequence ATGAATATACAGAGGGCAGGCTTCGTTGGCCTGGGCCTGATGGGAGCGCCGATGGCCGCGAACCTCGTACTGAAGGGCTGGGCGGTTACGGCATGGAACCGGTCGCCTGGCGCTCTGGATTATCTCCGCCAGCTCGGCGGATCCGGTGCGGACAGCGTGGTCCAGCTCAGGGACGAGCCGGTAATCGTCTTCATGCTGCCGGACCTCGCCTACATTGAGGAGGCGGCATCCGGACTCCTCGAGAGCTGGAAGTCAGCACCGCCGGCCGCCGGCACAGCCGTGGTGGTCATGAGCAGCGTTTCCCCCACATCGGTCAAAGCTTTTGGGCAGAGGGTCCGGGAGGCCAGTTCAGGCCATGCCGTAGTGGTGGACGCGCCGGTCAGCGGCGGCACGAACGGTGCGATCGATGGCACGCTGGCCATTATGGCCGGCGCGGACCACGAAGCCGACTTCCGGCGGCTGCTTCCGCTCTTCGAGGCCATGGGCACCACCGTGCGGCTCCTGGGTCCGCTCGGCGCCGGATCGTTGGCTAAGGCGTGCAACCAGCTGGTGGTAGGAACGACGACGGCGGCACTCGCCGAAGCGGCCGAGCTCGCCGAACGGTCGGGCGTCGATGTCGCGGCCCTCTATGAGGTCCTGTCCGGCGGCCTCGCCGGCAGCCGCGTCCTGGACCAGGTGGGCCCGCGGATGGCCCGGAAGGACTACACCCCAACCGGCCCGGCAAAGTTCATGCACAAGGACCTGTCCTTTGTCGTGGAGTCCGCCGACACCGCCGGGTCGGCCGCCCCAATGGCACGGGCTGGCGTCGAACTTTACGCCGAACTCAAACGGCAGGGCCTGGGGGACCAGGACCTGGCCGTGGTGCGGCAAACCATTTCAAACCTCAGCAGGATGGGTGCCGTGAGCGCCGCAGAAGGGACCTCTTCATGA
- the cysK gene encoding cysteine synthase A: MARIYDDVTQLVGGTPLVKLNRLTEGLDATVAVKLEFYNPANSVKDRIGVAIIDAAEKSGVLKPGGTIVEGTSGNTGIALAMVGAARGYKVILTMPETMSTERRVMLRAFGAEIVLTPGSEGMRGAVEKAQEIVANTENSIWAQQFANEANPQIHRETTAEEVWADTDGKVDIFVSGIGTGGTITGVGQVLKERKPGVQIVAVEPKDSAILNGGAPGPHKIQGLGANFIPELLDTNVYDEVLDATLEDSVAVARELGIKEGILGGISSGAIVWGALELAKRPENAGKLIVAVVCDFGERYISTVLYDDIRG, translated from the coding sequence ATGGCACGGATCTACGACGATGTAACACAGCTGGTGGGCGGCACCCCGCTGGTCAAGCTCAACCGCCTGACGGAAGGCCTGGACGCCACCGTTGCGGTCAAGCTTGAGTTCTACAACCCGGCCAACAGCGTTAAGGACCGCATCGGCGTCGCAATCATCGACGCCGCTGAGAAGTCCGGCGTGCTGAAGCCGGGCGGAACCATCGTCGAAGGCACCTCCGGCAACACCGGCATCGCCCTGGCCATGGTGGGCGCAGCCCGCGGCTACAAGGTCATCCTGACCATGCCGGAAACCATGTCCACCGAGCGCCGTGTGATGCTCCGTGCCTTCGGCGCCGAGATCGTGCTGACCCCGGGTTCCGAAGGCATGCGTGGCGCAGTGGAGAAAGCCCAGGAGATCGTCGCCAACACGGAGAATTCCATCTGGGCCCAGCAGTTCGCCAACGAGGCCAACCCGCAGATCCACCGTGAAACCACGGCCGAGGAAGTCTGGGCCGACACCGACGGCAAGGTAGACATCTTTGTCTCCGGCATCGGCACCGGCGGGACCATCACCGGCGTCGGGCAGGTCCTGAAGGAGCGCAAGCCGGGCGTCCAGATCGTGGCCGTTGAACCCAAGGACTCCGCCATTTTGAACGGCGGTGCCCCCGGCCCGCACAAGATCCAGGGCCTCGGCGCCAACTTCATCCCGGAACTCCTGGACACCAACGTCTACGATGAGGTCCTCGACGCCACCCTGGAGGACTCGGTGGCCGTGGCCCGCGAGCTCGGCATCAAGGAAGGCATCCTGGGCGGCATCTCCTCGGGCGCCATCGTGTGGGGCGCCCTCGAACTGGCCAAGCGCCCGGAAAACGCCGGCAAGCTGATCGTGGCGGTCGTCTGCGACTTCGGTGAGCGTTACATCTCCACCGTGCTCTATGACGACATCCGGGGCTAG
- a CDS encoding IclR family transcriptional regulator, protein MADSRTPKATDGLGSASPAPAVTRAAAVLESLAASATGRLTLSDLARDLGIPKSSTSNLLLALEEARLISRQGAEYTLGRKLVELGAAYLSRLDEVQEFYRFCEQAPTLSGETVRIAMLDGSNVIYLARYEGHPAVRLTSNIGDKMPVSLCAVGKALIARLHDHDIDAMFADDTELPVLTPKSLRTGAELKAQLEQIREQGYAFEDEESTTGVVCLAVTVPTRGAHGPSLGLSVTALKATYSQEQGAQMVKELNELARSLGNPMG, encoded by the coding sequence ATGGCCGATTCCCGCACCCCCAAAGCCACTGACGGACTGGGCAGCGCATCCCCGGCGCCGGCCGTCACGCGGGCAGCCGCCGTTCTGGAGTCGCTCGCGGCGTCCGCCACTGGCCGGCTTACCCTCAGTGACCTCGCCCGGGACCTCGGAATCCCCAAGTCTTCCACGTCCAATCTCCTGCTGGCCCTCGAGGAGGCCAGGCTCATCAGCAGGCAGGGAGCCGAGTACACGCTGGGGCGCAAGCTCGTTGAGTTGGGTGCCGCCTACTTGAGCCGCCTCGATGAAGTCCAGGAGTTTTACCGTTTCTGCGAGCAGGCGCCCACGCTGTCAGGTGAAACAGTGCGCATCGCCATGCTTGACGGCTCCAACGTGATCTACCTGGCACGGTACGAGGGCCATCCGGCCGTCCGCCTGACATCCAATATCGGCGACAAGATGCCGGTGTCCCTCTGCGCCGTGGGTAAGGCCCTGATCGCCAGGCTTCATGACCACGACATCGATGCGATGTTCGCTGACGATACGGAGCTACCCGTGCTGACGCCCAAGTCACTGCGCACGGGTGCGGAACTGAAGGCCCAGCTGGAGCAGATCCGGGAGCAGGGCTACGCGTTTGAAGACGAGGAATCCACTACAGGTGTGGTGTGCCTCGCCGTAACCGTGCCCACACGAGGAGCGCACGGCCCCAGTCTTGGCCTGTCCGTCACCGCACTGAAGGCGACCTACTCGCAGGAACAGGGTGCGCAGATGGTCAAGGAGCTCAATGAGCTGGCCAGATCCCTCGGCAACCCCATGGGCTAA